The following proteins come from a genomic window of Heyndrickxia acidicola:
- a CDS encoding DUF2812 domain-containing protein has protein sequence MKKRVFKPFFAWQIKKEEDWLKQMARNGWILKGCRYFYYYFEKTNQQRFKYRTDYEWIRSKHKQEYLNIFQKAGWTHTAEWLGWHYFQAERENVCFPDISINGIAKLRKLKKMKNQLVFGLLLAFVLVILATITVILTGKLSAVMVLIVSGLVLMSILHLIANISARIVQMQKEDSLT, from the coding sequence ATGAAAAAAAGAGTTTTTAAACCTTTTTTTGCCTGGCAAATTAAAAAGGAGGAAGACTGGCTGAAACAAATGGCCAGAAACGGCTGGATTTTAAAAGGCTGCCGCTATTTTTACTATTATTTTGAAAAAACTAACCAGCAACGATTTAAATATAGAACGGATTATGAGTGGATAAGGAGTAAACATAAGCAGGAGTATCTTAATATTTTTCAAAAAGCAGGCTGGACACACACTGCTGAATGGCTTGGATGGCATTACTTTCAAGCGGAAAGGGAGAACGTCTGTTTTCCTGATATTTCGATAAATGGCATTGCTAAGCTAAGAAAACTTAAAAAAATGAAAAATCAACTAGTCTTTGGTTTGCTGTTGGCTTTTGTTCTAGTCATCCTGGCCACTATTACTGTCATACTGACTGGAAAACTTTCAGCTGTTATGGTTTTGATTGTTTCTGGCCTTGTCCTGATGTCCATCCTTCATTTAATAGCTAATATCAGTGCAAGAATTGTACAGATGCAAAAAGAAGATTCGCTTACTTAA
- a CDS encoding general stress protein: MDMQKVGSFYTAEETISYIYHLLLEGFECGQISVVSKAVHDMEVITQTMQVSEKQAISHRFLGILSGLLAGLGGIFILPQLLNPGIGHILAAAPIASYVYGETHDDLKHLLASYGCLDEEAEMTVSELEVGKIVVLLELN; encoded by the coding sequence ATGGATATGCAAAAAGTCGGTTCATTTTATACTGCTGAGGAAACGATCAGCTATATCTATCATTTATTGCTGGAAGGCTTTGAATGCGGTCAAATATCTGTCGTATCAAAAGCTGTTCATGACATGGAAGTCATTACCCAGACCATGCAGGTTTCAGAAAAACAGGCAATCAGCCACCGCTTCCTCGGCATACTATCAGGTTTGCTTGCTGGTCTTGGAGGTATTTTTATTCTTCCCCAGCTGCTTAATCCCGGCATTGGCCATATCCTGGCCGCAGCTCCAATAGCCTCTTATGTCTATGGGGAAACCCATGATGATCTGAAGCATCTGTTAGCAAGCTATGGGTGCCTTGATGAGGAAGCGGAAATGACAGTATCGGAGCTGGAGGTTGGAAAAATTGTTGTCTTACTTGAACTGAATTAA
- a CDS encoding YckD family protein — protein MNKIRVIIMALVVVLAAAGFSSVHAQETAKQQPMEQQHVKLTAKQKAELANLTKDLMEKKKQLVSKYAEFGVIPKEKADKIIAHLDKRYAEMDKNGFIPQWKHHHEHHQHHQD, from the coding sequence ATGAATAAAATCAGAGTGATCATTATGGCCCTAGTCGTGGTATTAGCCGCTGCCGGATTTTCCTCCGTTCATGCTCAGGAAACAGCAAAGCAGCAGCCAATGGAACAACAGCATGTAAAACTCACAGCAAAACAAAAAGCAGAATTGGCAAATCTGACAAAGGATTTAATGGAAAAGAAAAAACAATTAGTGAGTAAATACGCCGAATTTGGTGTAATTCCGAAAGAAAAGGCTGACAAAATCATTGCCCATTTAGACAAACGTTACGCTGAAATGGACAAAAATGGATTTATTCCTCAATGGAAGCATCATCATGAGCATCATCAGCATCATCAAGATTAA
- a CDS encoding VOC family protein, translating to MTFHQPPNIFAASINLIVEDIEKSIVFYQGILGLKILQQFEQKVLLTADGYQPLLTLEQPEGVLPKESRRTGLYHFALLLPNRSELGVFLYHLLRTGYPIQGASYHLVSEAIYLQYPDGNGIEVYADRPSEEWEWTEGQVVMATEPIQAQDLLAQGKEKEWLGLPKDTIMGHIHLHVANLKDAGDFYVSGLGFNIVQKLSNHALFISTGEYHHHIGLNIWNGEGIPAPSKKSAGLHYFTIVLSDKETLNHIISTLSSMKVKIQEENKAYFVHDPSGNLIQLKVH from the coding sequence ATGACATTTCACCAGCCCCCCAATATCTTTGCTGCATCCATTAACTTAATAGTAGAGGATATAGAAAAATCGATTGTATTCTATCAGGGTATACTAGGCTTAAAAATTCTACAGCAATTTGAACAAAAAGTTCTCTTAACAGCAGATGGTTATCAACCTCTGTTGACGCTCGAGCAGCCTGAGGGTGTGCTCCCGAAAGAATCAAGAAGAACAGGACTTTACCATTTCGCGCTTTTGTTGCCAAACCGTTCAGAGCTGGGTGTGTTTTTGTACCACCTTCTAAGGACTGGATATCCAATTCAGGGAGCATCTTATCATCTGGTTAGTGAAGCCATTTATCTGCAGTATCCTGATGGAAATGGTATTGAGGTTTATGCAGACCGGCCTTCTGAGGAGTGGGAATGGACGGAGGGCCAAGTGGTAATGGCGACAGAGCCCATTCAGGCTCAAGATTTGCTTGCGCAGGGGAAAGAAAAGGAATGGCTTGGTTTGCCGAAAGACACAATCATGGGCCACATTCATCTGCACGTAGCAAATCTAAAGGATGCAGGGGATTTTTATGTAAGTGGCCTTGGATTTAATATTGTCCAAAAGCTTAGTAATCATGCCTTATTTATATCGACAGGAGAATATCATCACCACATCGGTTTAAACATTTGGAATGGTGAAGGAATACCCGCACCATCGAAAAAAAGTGCAGGACTTCATTATTTCACTATTGTTTTAAGTGATAAAGAAACATTGAATCATATCATTTCAACATTAAGTTCCATGAAAGTAAAGATACAAGAGGAAAACAAAGCTTACTTTGTTCACGATCCTTCAGGCAATCTAATACAGTTAAAGGTTCATTAA
- a CDS encoding CAP domain-containing protein gives MIKGKKRLFAAPVLLLGLAACNHQGNNSAMDNTRDDRALRNVSYNEGNVPHPYHRGVITHNQNDKTRYRYPDRLVGVNISAMDTNQSSSVYPQTKAVLTQDAKYESVPVNPENAIGFQAGPIPGVQAGISPGGNSTSQNGGNLASPGTQNQSPAQNNASIGNMAKQVIDLTNQQRKQNGLPALKADKQLSGVADKKATDMEQNHYFSHTSPTYGSPFDMMRDFGVTYNTAGENIAKGQQSAQDVVNQWMNSEGHRKNILNPNFTNIGVGYDTNGNYWSQMFTGK, from the coding sequence TTGATAAAAGGAAAGAAAAGGCTGTTTGCAGCACCTGTGCTATTGTTGGGCCTTGCTGCCTGCAATCATCAAGGGAACAACTCTGCCATGGATAATACCCGTGATGACAGAGCTTTGCGTAATGTCAGTTATAATGAAGGAAATGTACCGCATCCCTATCATAGAGGTGTAATTACACACAATCAAAATGATAAAACCAGGTACCGCTATCCGGATAGGCTTGTAGGGGTAAATATATCTGCTATGGATACTAACCAGTCAAGCTCGGTTTATCCGCAAACAAAAGCAGTGTTAACACAGGATGCTAAATATGAATCAGTACCGGTTAATCCAGAGAATGCGATAGGCTTTCAGGCAGGCCCCATTCCGGGAGTACAGGCAGGTATATCTCCAGGAGGAAATTCAACAAGTCAAAATGGGGGCAACCTCGCAAGTCCTGGAACACAGAATCAGTCTCCTGCCCAAAATAACGCTTCTATTGGAAATATGGCCAAGCAGGTAATTGATTTAACAAACCAGCAGAGGAAACAAAACGGACTTCCTGCTTTAAAAGCAGATAAGCAATTAAGCGGAGTTGCCGATAAAAAGGCAACTGATATGGAGCAAAACCACTATTTTTCCCATACAAGCCCTACCTATGGGTCTCCTTTTGATATGATGCGCGATTTTGGAGTAACCTATAATACCGCTGGAGAAAACATTGCAAAGGGACAACAATCGGCACAGGATGTAGTAAATCAGTGGATGAATAGCGAAGGGCATCGCAAAAATATTCTTAATCCTAATTTCACTAATATCGGTGTAGGATATGACACAAATGGAAATTATTGGTCACAAATGTTTACTGGTAAGTAA
- a CDS encoding SulP family inorganic anion transporter: protein MNLNKIKYEWFGNVRGDILSGLVVGLALIPEAIAFSIIAGVPPMIGLYASFCIAFVIALVGGRPAMISAATGATALLMGGLVRGHGLQYLLAATILTGIIQIILGSMKISRLMKFIPRSVMVGFVNALAILIFMAQLPHFKGATWVMYAMVTGGLAIIYLFPRVTKVVPSPLVAIIVVTIIAVATGAHVRTVGDLGQITPSLPSFLLPHVPMNFETLAIIFPYSFGIALVGLIESLLTAQIVDDFTDTDSDKNKEARGQGMANIVSGLFGGMAGCAMIGQSGINVRSGGRGRLSTFVAAVFLMVLIVALNHVLVKIPMAALVSVMIMVCIGTFDWSSLTKLHILPKTDSAVMIITVITVVATNNLSIGVLVGVILSAVFFAVKISKIEVKLMSSNSIRQIYKVTGQLFFASVTDFVNAFDFKENVKEIVIDLSHAHIWDDTAVGAIDKVIIKYKEHGTRVIIDGLNQESYRLVEKISVLEMSKVLGKVVGE, encoded by the coding sequence TTGAATCTTAATAAAATTAAATATGAATGGTTTGGCAATGTAAGAGGGGATATCTTGTCCGGGTTAGTTGTGGGATTAGCCTTAATACCAGAAGCCATCGCTTTTTCCATTATTGCGGGAGTCCCGCCGATGATAGGTTTATATGCATCATTTTGTATTGCTTTTGTTATAGCTTTGGTTGGGGGAAGACCTGCGATGATATCAGCTGCTACAGGAGCAACGGCCTTGTTAATGGGGGGATTGGTACGAGGCCATGGCCTCCAATATCTTTTGGCAGCAACTATTTTGACAGGAATTATCCAAATTATACTAGGATCAATGAAAATTTCCAGGTTAATGAAGTTTATTCCCCGTTCTGTTATGGTCGGATTTGTAAATGCATTAGCCATTCTAATTTTTATGGCTCAGCTGCCGCATTTCAAGGGAGCTACATGGGTAATGTATGCCATGGTGACAGGAGGTCTTGCCATTATCTATTTGTTTCCGCGGGTGACAAAAGTTGTTCCTTCACCACTGGTAGCCATTATTGTGGTTACTATTATTGCGGTTGCAACAGGAGCTCACGTACGAACTGTGGGAGATTTAGGACAAATTACCCCTTCTCTCCCAAGCTTTCTGCTTCCGCATGTGCCGATGAACTTTGAGACTCTTGCTATTATTTTTCCATATTCATTTGGAATAGCTCTAGTAGGGTTAATTGAATCCCTATTAACAGCGCAAATTGTGGATGATTTTACGGATACAGACAGTGATAAAAATAAGGAAGCCCGTGGCCAGGGAATGGCCAATATTGTTTCGGGATTGTTCGGAGGTATGGCCGGCTGCGCCATGATTGGGCAATCGGGAATTAACGTAAGATCTGGAGGGCGGGGAAGACTTTCCACTTTTGTAGCTGCTGTCTTTCTAATGGTTTTAATCGTTGCATTAAATCATGTCCTAGTTAAAATTCCGATGGCGGCTCTTGTATCAGTAATGATTATGGTGTGTATTGGAACGTTTGACTGGTCCTCTTTAACTAAACTACACATATTGCCAAAAACAGATTCTGCCGTCATGATCATTACAGTTATTACTGTCGTTGCCACTAATAATTTATCGATTGGGGTACTGGTTGGCGTAATTTTAAGTGCTGTCTTCTTTGCTGTGAAAATTTCAAAGATAGAAGTAAAACTAATGTCCAGCAATTCAATTAGACAAATATATAAAGTCACAGGACAGCTTTTCTTTGCATCAGTTACAGATTTTGTGAATGCTTTTGATTTTAAAGAAAATGTGAAAGAAATTGTTATTGATCTTTCACATGCTCATATTTGGGATGATACAGCAGTAGGCGCAATAGACAAAGTCATCATCAAATACAAGGAGCATGGAACAAGAGTCATCATCGATGGGCTGAATCAGGAAAGCTATCGCCTTGTTGAAAAAATATCTGTATTGGAAATGTCCAAGGTGCTGGGAAAAGTGGTTGGAGAGTAA
- a CDS encoding DUF4652 domain-containing protein encodes MNHSKKALFTSLIVASSVLFVGCAHTNTSVASDNKVAVEKHTNSEDQTKSESSKEATAEQTAAVEKKDNATKTTTARNHVTANQDKATKIDTNDSVQTKKAPVSSLTFHIEEKGKYTPQFPSSWKTSSSSPYQAAIDGRGENAGEEGQGTILVENTDTEHTTLYSLTGAVANSQTPKFVEWKNNHILYVIIGYPYGTISEGGNLYELNIDTHALTPVIINLPKKEEIISVYKNSNNVFMYKKNVYTDDNFTKSYIVEGKVPEGQN; translated from the coding sequence ATGAATCATTCCAAGAAAGCATTGTTTACCAGTCTTATCGTCGCATCTTCCGTTTTATTTGTAGGATGTGCACATACAAATACATCTGTGGCTTCGGATAACAAAGTTGCTGTTGAAAAACATACGAATTCTGAGGATCAAACAAAATCAGAGAGTTCCAAAGAAGCAACTGCTGAACAAACAGCAGCCGTTGAGAAAAAAGATAACGCTACAAAAACAACTACTGCAAGAAATCACGTGACAGCAAACCAAGACAAAGCTACAAAGATTGATACAAACGACAGTGTGCAAACAAAAAAAGCACCAGTTAGTTCATTAACCTTTCATATAGAGGAAAAAGGCAAATATACACCTCAATTTCCTTCATCTTGGAAAACATCTTCTTCATCTCCATATCAGGCAGCCATTGATGGGAGAGGTGAAAATGCAGGAGAAGAAGGGCAAGGAACCATTCTAGTGGAAAATACGGATACAGAACATACTACTCTATATTCTTTAACAGGTGCGGTAGCGAATTCACAAACACCTAAATTTGTGGAATGGAAAAATAACCATATTCTATATGTTATTATTGGTTATCCATATGGAACTATTTCTGAAGGCGGGAATCTATATGAATTAAATATTGATACCCATGCCCTTACTCCTGTAATAATTAATTTACCTAAAAAAGAGGAGATCATCTCTGTATATAAAAATAGCAATAACGTTTTTATGTATAAAAAGAATGTATATACAGATGATAATTTCACAAAATCTTATATAGTTGAAGGTAAAGTTCCAGAAGGACAAAACTAG